CCTATAGAACCATCCTATTCAGCTTCAGATTCCTATTCACATCTGTCTTTAAAAATGCAAAGTGCCCAGAGATTATCTTTTACTATCTCCGCCCTAGACTTCTTTGGTCCCACTCCCACCCTTCATGATATATTCAGAAATCCTTATGCTGTTTGCTAGAAACATCCTTGCTAATTTCTCATTCCTTAAAGCACAGACGCAAGGTAAAATAGGGACTTTGTACCCCTTGCATCTCAATTTCAAGTACAACTTCAAGGACTCCCATAATCCTATTATAGTTGCAATCTAGGTGCTAACTTGCACTCACTTTATGAACTGTGTTCTCAAGATTCTTCTTCCACCTTCCAAATAAATATTAACCCTTTCCTGGTCTTAAAAGCAACAAACTAACGACTGCAAATGGCATTCACTgggaataattttttaagatattactTGTTAAGACATCTAAAACAAGCATAAATATGCAGAGGCTTAAAGCTAACCCTAGAGAAGGCCTGTAGTCATTTGGAACTTTCTGTTCTCACTAATGTAGTTCTTCTTTTGCATGCATGTTACTAACATTTCTAAACTATCCAACTTTTCTTTCTCATCACCCACCAAATAAGTTCCTCCATCAAATTTGCTGAAATCATTTCCAAATCAATATTAAACATGCAAAGTTTGTTTTCTTTTAATCAAAAGTATTTTCCAGTCATACCTATTTAAGAAGATCATCTTGATGTTGACCCAATGAGATGTAGTTATACTGTTTTTCAGACTAACTGACACCTAATCCACTCCCATCGCTTCACTCATAATTTAACTCAAGAATGATCTTGATGTCTATATAACTTCACAGCCAGCACTATGTGTTTATTTAGATTTTAGCATTTTCCTAAGGTTCAAGGTCCCAAACTTTGTTCAACTGTTAAGGTGCTTCTGTGGGTATCAATTTCATTCAAATCCTGACCTCCTTTGTCTTTGATAAAGCATCTTCtatttcattaatcaaattaTGCAGAATCTCAAAATTCAAGAAGTGGGCACATTTATTTCCAACTTACCCAACACTTCTAACATTATCTTCAACAATTTTTCAACATAGCCTCCTCTCAATCTCTAACTTTGTTTTTGTCCACAAGTATGCTGACATACTCGGCAAAACAAATCCAGTATGATCTATATTGCCCTTTTTATTGTTTAGCTTGTTGTAGTTACCACCAAAAACCACATATCACTAGATTTCATCCTCCCTTTTGGAATTATTCTACCATTCAAAAGTTCAAATTCTCTTGGTCTTTAACTTTTGTTATAATGACTCAATTCTCTAACATGAATTGCATCATGGGccccatttttaaaattttggaatTGGATACTCCAACTTCTCATCACACACTTAGAAAGCTGAAAATATGAGCCAAAAATAAATCTGATAATATGTTCACATTCCACTTTAATGGTTTCCAACTTATTATCAATGATGATCTAACTACCTCACTAGTCTTCATGTCGTTATGGTGACATAGCCAACTAAGTTACTTGGTCCGATTCTTTCATCTAACGCTCCTTTAATTTTTGTCAGTTGTTCCTAACCTCCTTCAAAAAACTAAGAAATCAATTGATTATAAACTTCCCAGTCTCATTAAGTTTGtgactcttcttcttcatcttctctctctctctctctcatgtgttACTTGGTCAAATTCTTTCATCTCATGGAAGTATAGACATGCTGCTTGCATTTACAATCAACAATGATGACCGTAATAAGATATCGCATGCGCTCCAAAATTTAGGCATTTCTTTGTTCCAAGCGAGAGGGTCTAACCTATGTCTTAAGATTCACAGCAGCCATTTACATACTGTCCTTACTGTTGGAAACAAGTTGTCTGCATGGATCAATCATATACACCAATTTGATCCTCAAATGCTAGTAGACTCTATCAGATATTGGTCCTTGCACCCACATGATGCATGGGATGCTTTGTTAATTCAGAACTTTGCATGTCATTTCTGAGTCACCTTTTTAAGTTACATCTCAAGCACAATCAAGTTTCAGCAAGGCCTAGAGAGAAGCCTTGATGTAGAATAAGGTGCAACCAGACAACAACTATGTGACACCAATGCCAATTTTAGCTGGTTGAGGCCAAGGTCATCTCAGCACTTAATTGTCTTGATCCAGTCGTACAGTCTCTCACAACATATAACAGGGAAAAAAAGAGTATTCCCTTCCATATGCTACAGAGCATGTTATGATGATCTTGAcagacaaacatacatacatacaatgaCCATTACTTAAAGGCTATTATGTATGTTTGGTAAAACCAAACTTgttgcatgaaaaaaaaaatacttaatgTCTTTAAAAAACTATTTTTCTGCTAAGTCATAAGTTATTCCATTGAATTGGTCCATAGCAGCCATCTAACAAATaacataaatcaaaaataaatgttTTGACTATAATCAAAATAACAGCAACTATAAGATTGTTTTTCAATCAACTGATGAACAGGGAAATGAATGACTCAAATTCCACAAACCATAACTCAAGTACAAAAATAAACAACACCGTCATCATCTTCCAGCCACCAAACATAGTTGATGATGAAATGATATAGAGGTTAAAATATAAGTGTGAGGAAATGAGTTGTTCTACAAGATGAATCATTAAAATAATGATACCAAGTAAATATACTTTTTTGGTGACAGAAATACATTGTTGCACAAGTTTAATGATCaaagttggaaaaaaaaaatacagaaatattattatttcatgatGTTTCATTcaggaaagaaaaatatttcctcCTGAAATAGCAATCTGGTATATAGAGCTTAGCCATTATAATGGCCACTCATAATATCACTCAAAGAACATCAGAAGCATAGCAGGAATTACTTGCATCTATAAAAAACAGCATCCTAGTGACCTTATGAATCTGAAAAAGGTGAAAGGAAAAATCTTATACCTGTAAAAGTCACAAAATATCCAAGTTACATCACTGCATGCAATCAGGAAAGATTTGATACTGCTCCCAATCATGTGACAATCCAGAACTGGAATAATATATTATGGTACCATCTCCAATATCAACTACAACCCTTGTCAAATTCAAGCTGAGGAAACAAACAgaaaatcttcaagagaaagttaCCTCATTTCATAAATTTGAAAAGATGAATTTATATATAACCTTTTTCTATGTAAGGATTATATATTATAGTAGAGAGTAAGTACAGCTAACAAGGACCATCTAAAAGATAGTCATCACCCCAAAATACCCAGAACAGACACCACAACAAAGACAAACTTCAGATTACAACTTCCAGCATGCAGGAGGAGCATTGTAGCCTCTGACCAACCTGTAGACAAGCTAGTAACAGAAAACCATAGATCATCCTCAGTTTCTGCAGACAATGGAGTGGGTGAGGGCAGCCGAGGGAAGAGGTTAAAGAAAGAGCCCTGAGAAGGCAGGCTGCACCAGTGCACTTGGAGGGACACAGCACCATGAAAGTGACCCTTAACGACAGATTTACTAAATAACAAAGGTAAGAGACATGGATCAAGCCAAAGCAGCAGCAGCCAGATGCTCTACCGCCATCACAATGTTCACTAGATTCCGTACATGCTGTGCTGCAGGTTCAGATGGCCGCGTCCCTGCATGACATCAAAGCAGGTGCTCCCATGCCTTGAGCATAATCTccataaaaaagttgcaagataGCTCAGGTGGGTGAGTGTTAATAGCCCAGATGGATAAATGTTAATATGCTAAAGTCAAGGGATGCAAGACAAATAATGCACATGCCTAAGGAAGCTTAAATATTCCCACAACTTACACGATGTTGTATGCAGTACTTCTTACATCATTGCTAGTAAAACTATCCCATAAAACAGAGGCATTGGCCATGTTATTCTTACTTCAGAACTATGTATAGCACTTCTGTGTAGTAATAATGATTCGATCATGCGCCATAAGGTGCCTCTAAGAAGGGAAGAACAAGAAAGCGCATCACTAAGATCAGCTATTCTTTCAGAAGAGTAAATTGAGAAGGTTACTATgatattcaaaaagaaaaatttttagtcgTATTCAAGGTAGAAGACACCGAATCATGTTTCAGTTTGGCTCATAATTTGCCTCAGAGATGAATGTAGTTCACATACCAAATGGTATCTTCTCACCTCTTTATCTCCACTCTAATGATCAATCTAATCTTCTTGGAGTCTCAAAGGTCGTTGTTCTGCTTGCATGAGATTAAAATTTCTACAAATAAGTCTGCTTCCTTGAAATGACCTACTAAATTTCTACACAATCGGTCTGCCTTCCTTGAAATGACCTGCTAAGATTTATGGCAGGCCCCTTGGTCCCTCCCTTCCAGCAAGCTGCTTTGAACTACTTCATAGAGGGAGAACTTTAGGTTCAGAACTAGTAGCAAATTGTTCTTGAACTCTGTCAGAACCATATTTTGATTATGAGTTATGTCTCCAGAGCATGAAGCATGGAGCCTGACAACCAACATGTAAGACATCAAAGGATTATGCAGTACCCATAGGCTTAATACACAGATTCACATGATGGCTGAAATaagacaataaataaataaatatatatatatatatatatattaaaaaaaaacctAAAATGGAGAGCATAGAAGACATCTAGCTAGAGTCTTGGCCTGAAATGGACACTGCTGAACACATGGTAAAAAATATTGCATGCTCACTAAAAAAAGACCTTTACattaaaaattaagcaatataggCAATAAATTAACCAACATTTGAAAAATTGCATTCAtgattcatcaaaaatagaacATGTGGAACCCACAGCAGATGAGAAAATACATGAGAAATTAAAGGCATTaacatcaaaaatatttaatagaCTCCTAATATTGTTTATATTTATAATCCATACACAGCAATagcacaacaaaaataaaataaaaactgaaaGTGGAAGGCAACAAGAGTATGCTGACAGAAAATTATCAAGTCATGATCAGCTTGCACTTTGGGAAATATATAACATTCCGCCATACATCAGAGCATGATGACATCCATATTTCATATTTGCATTAAAAATCATGAATTTCATCAGTTACTCGTAATAGATAAGTTCCAATCCACCTACCGAACATAGGTCTGAGAAATCCTCATCACATAAAGCCAAATATTATTTTGTTAACTGACAACTCTACTTCTTCCTAAGTTGcagcaagaaagaagaagagatcatttCTTTCTGCCACCACGCTCCCTTAGAGCAAGAGATAACGTTTCTCCAGGACCAATGTTGTAATAAGCAAGTGTAAGGTTGTCCTTTAGAAAACCTGCCCTGCTGCTCAATTTCTGCTTATTAGCAGGAAGCTgaatctctccagcaatcttctctTTAAGACTGCCAACAGTCTCAGACAAGGACAGTACTGTGATCTCCAGAAGCTGGCCTTTCAAGTTCCCTTCATCAACATTAGGAACAGATACAGAAACACGAGCAGGTCCCTGCAAGGTAATAAGTAGAATAAGTCGTTTATCCTGTAATCATCTCCATTGAATTAACTACAAGAACAAATGCTTAAAGGGAAAGGAAAAAAACATGCAACAACAGCAAATGTATATAGTCATAGTAGGCATTACAGGATGCTGAGTGAGGAAATGATCCTCTGGTATGAGAGAAACATCAtcagtccttagcctctttgGCTCTGGCTCATCAGGTAGCGGTGGAGGAGCTTCCTCTGGAGGAGGTGGAGGtggcattccttgtgggagaggAGGCGGCAGGACAGTTGGCATGTTAGGAGGTAGCATGGGCATAGGAACAAATGGTCGGGGAGCCACCAAAGGAGTGAACTGCGACCCAGGTGGTGGCGGCATGGGAATAGCAGGTGACACTGAGATCGCCTGGGGCATTGAAGGCCTGCTCATCATAACAGACTGCTGGGTCGAAGTCATAGGCATTGGTGGAGCTGCAGGCCTCACAGATGGAGTTATTGGTATAATTCCTGGCCGCGGTGGTGGCGGCACCATTCCCCCACTGGCAGCAAGAGCAGCGTAAGGGGCCACATTTGGAGGAAAACGAGGAATATTCAGAGCTAATCCAGGTGGTGGGGCGGGAAAGGCCGCACTAATGGTACACCAGGcttcggaggtggagcagggCCTGGAAGGGTCCTCCCGTCATCACTGTTAGCATCAATTTGTTCCTCACCAGAAAGACTCTGAGACAAAGCTTGAGTTGCAGTTCGCCCAATGCTACCAGAGTGCCCATCCCAAATGACCTGATTTGGCTGCTCGTCTTTCTTCTTCTCAATTTCAGCCTTCACTGCATTAGAGACTTCTTCCTCCGTTGTCCCAAAAATATCGGGACGCGTTCGGGCAAGCCCCACAATGTTCCTAGCGATCTCATCATCCGCAGCAAGAGTCGTCTCCCGGATCTTTGCCATCATCCTCTCCTTCTGCTCCTTATACTTGGGGTCTATGAGTGAAATACGCATGTGTTCGGCCATCTCACTGATCAGAATTAGCTCACCGGTGATCGGCGAGATCGTAAACTTGGTCGGGTCTCTTTCAGCAGGGATCCTCTCCTCGGGCCTCTTCCAGTTCTTCACTATCCTCATTGGAGGCTCTGGTTCATCAGTAGGTGCCGCCGCTGCCTCTGCTTCACCCTTTTTCTCATCCCTGCCACCATCTTCAAGTCTTGCTGCCCTCATACCTTCTTCTACAAGCTGGACCTCCTCTTCGTCCATCTCCATCTCCACCTCCTTTCCTGGTTCCACTGTTTCCATGGCTTTCTCTTCACCCAAAGCTGACATCTTGCTCCTTCTTATGACCTCCTCCAGTGTCATCGGCATCGGCAGCTCATCATCCTCGTCATCAGCAAACTCGATGGTCTCCACAACAACAAAATCATGCCAATCGATCATCGCCATCTGCTGCCTCTCCTGCTCGATCTCATCCTCGGCCTTCTGCCTCGCCTGCTCCTGCGAGCGCTCCCACTCGAGGCGGTGCAGGCACCGCTCGAGCACAGACGTCATGTCACAGGCGCTGCTCCGCAGCTTCTCCGTCACCCCCTTGGGCGGCATCAGCACCTTCGAGCAGGCGTCGGTGAGCGCGGTGAAGCAAGTGAACATGCTGTGTGTGGGCCGCAGGAAGTGGAACTGCGGGTTGTTGGCCTCCCGGTCCGAGAGCTTATTCAAGAAGACCTTCCCGTTCCGAGCGACGAACTGGGCGGTGAGCTTGATGATGTCGAGCTCCTCCCCGGTGATCCCCTCGGGGAGCCGGACGGTGTACTGCTCGGCCTCTGGTGGCTCGAGGACCTTCCGGGTGGGGATGTGGAACGGGGCGGCGAGGTCGGGCTTGGCGGCGGAATCGCCGGAAGGTGCGGTGGGGGCGGAATCCGTGGAAGggggcggctgctgctgctgcagggAGGAGGAGTCGGAGTCGGCGGCGggaggctgctgctgctgctgggaGCGGAATTCGGAGACACGGTGCTGGTAGTAGGCGTGGTAGGGGTCGGAAGGAATGAGGAAGTTGAACTTAGCGTTGCCGGCGTTGTTGGCGAGGATGCGCTTCTCGAACTCAGGGCCATTTTTGGCGACGAAGGTGGCCGTCTTCTCGATGATCATCCGGATGTCGGGCGGCGGGTGGATGATACCGATGGTTCTCGTGTGGGTTGCCACCGGCGCCGGGGCGGCGGCGGGAGCGGGCGGCTGGCCTTCGGGCTTCTTGTCATCCTCGTTCTCGTCGGAGATCTGGGCGGGGGGAATGGGACCGAGGTTGCCATCGGAGGGCGGGGCCGGTAGAGGGAGGATCGTGCCGATCATCTCTCTCTAGGGTTTTCTATTTCGAGGTGAAGGTAAGAGAATGAGGTGAGATTGATCGAAGACgaatctatctagatcgatcgaTCGCTGTTACCGCTGCTGCAACGATGGAGGAGAAGAGGGAATGGAGGGAGGAACCAAGAAATCCTGGAGACGATGGTGGAGAAGAGAGATGGGAGATCGAAGTCGAGTCGGCGAGACGGATTGTTCTTTAGGCTTGTGTTTAGGGGGATAAGTTTGGTTATAGACTTTGGTTGGGTTCAGAAAACTTAGGACGATCTTAAGTGGGCTCGGGTTTAGAATCCTACCTAAATTGGACCCGACCATGTTCCAAAGAGTCCTGTGAAGAATGATCTATTAAGATgatgattattttaaataaaatattttgataaaattcaaatttatatgaaCCATAcgataagaataaaaataaaaaatttaattttatcaaaaatatggttaAATTGATATATGGAATTTAAaagtaaaaatagaaaatatCCCATGCCGTCTCGACTCATGATTTAATATAGACTCGAGAAAATATtaacttttactttcttttttttttttttactaagcCTTTGGCTGTATGCTAAACTTTTGACTGTGTCAGTTGCAAAGATTGCTGTAGAAACAGATCCGACGGAaatgaaaaaattagagaagaagatCCGTCGAAAAAAGGCAACTGAGTCTGCGGATGGCCGAAGCACCCCTATTAGGACTGGAAATCCCCCAGTGCTGCTTGCTTCTAGGTCGGAAGAGCTTGAACCTCCCCATGCCGGTGACTTCAAAATTGTGAGAGTCGGTTCATCAACTGCTTTGGCCTCCGATGAGGATTGAGAAAATCAAATGGACAGTGGCTTCGAGCTCGGAGCCCACCAGCTTTGCCGAGTCTCCAAGTTGTTGACTCTTCCCCCAAGGAAGCATCGGTAAAGACAACTGAGACTTCTAGGACAGTGCCAGCTAGAGTTTCTAGAGCCACGCCAACTGGACTGGAGCTAGAAGCTTCAGCTCTAGAAGATTACAAGCTGATGCACAAGCTGTTCACCGAAATGCTCCTCCCAGCCAACGCGACCAAGCTAGATCATCATCCGGGTAAGTGGGAGCCCCTACAATTTTATTCATTCTGCGCATACTTATCATGGGCATTGACAGGAGGTTTCTCTTAACAGCTCGTCCATTACTTGAATGGATATATGGAGAGCTCCATCGAGCTTGCGAAAGATGCAAGAAGTACGAGCTCGAGGTTGGGATGCTCAAAGGTGCAGAGGATAAGGCTACGAGGGAGGCTGGAGAGGCCTCCATGAGAGCCAACGCCATTGAAAAAAGAGCTGAAGATGCTGAAGCGGCACTAAAAGGAGCTGTTGAGGAGAACTCCCGATTACTAGAAAAATAAAGGGGCTTGAGGCTCAGCTCAAGAAAAGTCGACCGCAATCGAAGAGAACTCTCGACTGCTGAGACTAATAAAGGAGCTTGAAACTCAGCTAGGGGCGGCAGAAGAGAAGGCAGCAGAGGCCGCTTCTAAGGTCATTGCAGACTTTCGAGCGTCAGTGGAGTATCAAGACAAGAAGATTGAATTTGCTGCTGATACTTACGATCTTGAAAAGCAATCGGTCCGGGATAGGATCGTCGCTAAGTATCCAAAATTGAATCTAAACTTTTTAGACGAAGTTTAGGATCCTACCGTAGCTGACGAACCCGTGACAGGTGGTTCAGCTCCAGATGCCAACTTTTAGATATTTTGCTTTTTACTTTTTCTGTACTTGGACCTTCAAGATCATTGTAAAAACTctcattttaaatattttacagAAGATGAATGAACAAAATTTGCACTTCTTACTTCCTGTGTTTCACTCATGATTGTACATTATTATGCAATACACAGCCTGATTTAGGACACCAGATCTTGTAGTTAGGAATGTTCCGAATGAAGGAACTTCAACAACAACTGATTTTTCTTTCCAACCAATTTTTCTTTCGAGCTAGGGCCGACCAGAGGCAattactctcatctaccgatcaGAGGCAATTTCTAGCATATGCTAATCCAAGGCAATAGTTAATACATGTCGATCTGAGGTAATGGTGAACATACACCAATCTGAGACAATCATCCGGATGACGTTTTTGCTCTACCCTTTTTAATACTAGCGGTCATGGGGAATGATGGCTATTGACTTTTCTGATGGAGTAGTGCCTGGAAAAGTATGTAGGACCTATAGGAATGCACCACGTAATCACATCCTGGTTAGAGAAGCATCACCTagacttatttctgatagtgggAAGGCCCACCATTTATTATCTGGTGGACAGCTATATCCCCTCAGGCCATCGATTGGTGATTGGTGTGGGCACTGGTGCCTATAAATAGGAGCCAAAGGGCATAGAAacctatattttatctttctccTCTGTCGAAACTTCTCCTCTTTGTCATGATGGCACCACCCTCACGTCCCCCTTTGCATCCTCCTTTGCTAGCGGTGAAGGCCAGAGTGAAGGAGAGGTGGGCTTTTATAAGAGAGGCCTCAAGGAGAGTGAGAGCTAGGCATGCTAGCCCATCCACTTCTCACAGGCGCCTTCCACCTCATGGTCTCCATCGAGGTCTAGGGGTGGGCGCACCCCCCAATTCGAGTAGATTCTTCCGACGTCCGGGCTCACTGCATCCAGAAGTACTAGGACTTTACAGAGTTTGAGAGGGAGGCCATCGACATTGCCGCCACCAAATTCATCGATGCTTTCGAAAACTACAAGGCCCACTTGCTGCAGGTGATGTCGTACCTAGAGCTCGATGGCTTCCAACCTGAGATCAGTGACGAAGAGGCTCCTTCATCGGATGGGGATTaaacttttcatttttcttttttttttgtaaggtggtattttttttgTTTGTAAATAGCTAGATAAATGAAAAGGAACTTTCTTTTATAGAGTATGTGTCTCGTTTAGTCATGCTTGCATATTTCAATCTAATGCATAGAGGTGAGCCTTGACCTAAGGTATTTAGAactatcccaatctgagtcgatctGGACCTTAAGAATTTAGATGATCTCGCTCTAATTTGAGATAATAAAATTATCCTAAATGAATTTTGATGGAGATAATTCGATTAGAGGACAACTGGCTCTGCTCCGCGAGCTACAGTTTGGCACTACTCCGCGAGTGGCAATTTGGCTCTGCCCCACGAGCGGCAGTTTGGCCTTGCCCCACGAGCGGCAATTTGACTCTGCCCCACAAGCGGCAATTTGGCCCTGCCCCGTATGTTTTTGTGCGAGAAATAGCTTATATTCTGCTCATCCTGTGAGCAGCAACATGTGCACTTCTTTTTTTCGTGCAAGAGGCAGCATGTGCTCTGCTCATCTTGTGAACGAAGCAACATGTGCACTTCTCATAAGGTGAGAGGCAGCATGTGCTCAGCTCATCTTGTAGCAGAGCAGCATGTGCACTTCTCATAAGATGAGAGGTAGCATATGATCGACTCATCTTGTGAGTGGAGCAGCATGTGCACTTCTCATAAGGCGAGAGGCAACGTGTGCTCGGCTCATCTTGCGAGCGGAGCAGTATGTGCTCTTCTCATCTTCACGTCGTAGGTTGAGGGTGTAATAAGTTATCCCTCATTTGTTAATTATGGCTTTCGATCGAAGGAGCTCCTTGTAGAACTCATAAGAAAGAATCCAGAGCTTCTCATGCCACTTTCATAAGCAAACACAAATTAATAATCTGAGAATTCATATTAATACATAATGTAGCGTTACaacattactggtagtacataTGCAGGTTGGCCAAATTCCATGACTTAGGGAGTGGAGTCCCATGGAGCGCTTGAGCCGATAAGTCCCTGGGCGAACCACCTCATTCACTTGGTAAGGGCCCTCCCAATTAGGTGATAGCTTCTCCTGCTTAGTGAGCTGTGAAATCTCAGTCCGCTGCAATACTAGGTCGTCAACATGGAATTCTTTGATTTTGATCCAAGCattataatatctgaccatcctTTGACGATAAACAGTCATTCTGACCACCGTAAGTTCTCTACTTTCTTCAATCAAGTCGAGGATAGCTTGGAGCCACACCGAATTGGTATTCTCATCATATTCCTCGACTCTGAGGGGAGGGAGCCGAATTCTATAAGGATGACTCTTTGGTCTCGAACATAAGATTGAAAAGAGTCTCACCATTAGAAGCCTCTGAGTGATCCGATAACCCACAATATATGATGAAGCTCGTCTACTCAAGATCCTCCAGTCCGATCTATTCTGGCCTTTAAGCCTTGTAGGagagttctgttagtcacctcaccTCTCCATTTTCCTGTGGGCAGCCCATAAGATAAAGTGATGCTCTATTCCATATCCTCTGTAAATTCGTGAAGTTGGAGACCGCTAAATTGCCCATCATTTTCTATGATGAGCACACTGGGAAGACCATAACGGTAGATGATAGACTTTcagataaattttttactctaGCCTCGTTATGTGGGTCAGTGGCTCGACTTCGATCCACTTTGTAAAGTAGTTGATGGTAACCAGAAGAAACTTGCATTGACCAGACATGAGAGAAAAAGAtcgagaatatccatcccccactgagcGAACAGCTATGGGGTGCTGATGGGAGTCAGAAGTGCTACTGGTAGATGCTGAATATTGAAGATTCTCGGACATCGATTGCACTTTCTGACAAAGACGCCTGTATCTTGCTACATAGTGGACCAATAATAGCCTACCGAAAGATTTTATAAGAAAGGAACCTACCCTCCAAGTGTCTTCCGTAAATTCTTCGTGGACCTTCCGCAATGCGTAATCAGCCTCGAACGGAACAAGCATTTTAACAAGGGCAAAGAGAATGATCACCTGTACAACTTATCATCGTATAGAATATAGCAAGCTGCTTGCTTCCTTATCTTTTAAGCCTCCTGCAGTCAATAGGTAGTTTGCCTAACCTAAGATACTTGAGTAAGGGAtcaatccaataggatttttcatCAACTTACTGGATGACGAGAGGCTCCTCGAGGCTCGAGGCTTTCAGTATCTCGAAATAGGTCCCATTCTTCAAGTCAGAGGGCAACAAGGCTGCTAGCTTCGATAGTACATCTGTCCTAGCATTGTCTGCTCTAGAAACCTGCTAGATGTCAAAACTCAAAAAGATCGAGGTTAAATCTTTTGTCGTTTGAAGATATTTCTTCATATTCTCCTCTCGAGCCTCATGTTCGCCCCTGATTTGTCCAACCGTCAGCTAGGACTCATTGAAGACTCTAAGGTATAGGGCCCTGCTTCTCTCACTATTTTGAGGTCGACAATTAGAGCCTCATACTCTGCTTCATTGTTGGTTGTAGAAACTTAAAATATAAGATGTACCCCACAACATCTCCTTCAGGACTGATCAAAATGAGCTCAGCCCTGCCCCTATTACATTTTACGAGCCATCGACATGCAGCATCCATAGCTCCTCTGGTCAGATACTAATTCTGCCTCTTCACTTTTTGAGCCTTCTCCATTCCTCGAGCTCTGCTCGtttgggatggtgcattctagtATGAAGTCCGCCAATACTTGAGCTTTAATAGCAGGCTTGGATGGTACTACACATCCAACTCAGCAAGTTCGAGAGCCTA
Above is a genomic segment from Elaeis guineensis isolate ETL-2024a chromosome 1, EG11, whole genome shotgun sequence containing:
- the LOC140850825 gene encoding LOW QUALITY PROTEIN: probable splicing factor 3A subunit 1 (The sequence of the model RefSeq protein was modified relative to this genomic sequence to represent the inferred CDS: inserted 1 base in 1 codon); translation: MIGTILPLPAPPSDGNLGPIPPAQISDENEDDKKPEGQPPAPAAAPAPVATHTRTIGIIHPPPDIRMIIEKTATFVAKNGPEFEKRILANNAGNAKFNFLIPSDPYHAYYQHRVSEFRSQQQQQPPAADSDSSSLQQQQPPPSTDSAPTAPSGDSAAKPDLAAPFHIPTRKVLEPPEAEQYTVRLPEGITGEELDIIKLTAQFVARNGKVFLNKLSDREANNPQFHFLRPTHSMFTCFTALTDACSKVLMPPKGVTEKLRSSACDMTSVLERCLHRLEWERSQEQARQKAEDEIEQERQQMAMIDWHDFVVVETIEFADDEDDELPMPMTLEEVIRRSKMSALGEEKAMETVEPGKEVEMEMDEEEVQLVEEGMRAARLEDGGRDEKKGEAEAAAAPTDEPEPPMRIVKNWKRPEERIPAERDPTKFTISPITGELILISEMAEHMRISLIDPKYKEQKERMMAKIRETTLAADDEIARNIVGLARTRPDIFGTTEEEVSNAVKAEIEKKKDEQPNQVIWDGHSGSIGRTATQALSQSLSGEEQIDANSDDGRTLPGPAPPPKPGVPLVRPFPXPPPGLALNIPRFPPNVAPYAALAASGGMVPPPPRPGIIPITPSVRPAAPPMPMTSTQQSVMMSRPSMPQAISVSPAIPMPPPPGSQFTPLVAPRPFVPMPMLPPNMPTVLPPPLPQGMPPPPPPEEAPPPLPDEPEPKRLRTDDVSLIPEDHFLTQHPGPARVSVSVPNVDEGNLKGQLLEITVLSLSETVGSLKEKIAGEIQLPANKQKLSSRAGFLKDNLTLAYYNIGPGETLSLALRERGGRKK